The following nucleotide sequence is from Desulfomonile tiedjei.
TAAGGCCTTATATCTATCCACTTGCCCAGATCTGCGGTCCCGCCCCTGAATTCCGTCTGTCTCGGTGGAGTGAGATTAAACTTTCCCCCGTTCATCATGCCGACGCCAGGAATTTTTTCGGGGGCTTCCTTATTCTCGATTGCTGTTAGAAGCCGCACGAAGCTCTCTTCACCATCGGCCACGATGATATAGTCAGCGCCCAGCAGATTCAAAACCTGTTCAGGCATGAGGCTGGCGCCGGACCCTCCCACTACAAGTGGGACAGACGTAATCTCTCGAATATACCCGGTTAGTTGGCGAATTGCCGGTAGATACGAAATCGGGTGCAGCATATTCACATTGTCGATGTTTCTAATAGAAAGCCCTATCACCTGTGGGGCGAATGAACGGACAGCGTGAGAAAGTTCTTGGTGAGTATGGTTTCCCGTAAAGCAGAGGTCCACCACCTTGACCTCGTGTCCCGCGGCTTCGGTGGCCGACGCTACATAGCACAATCCCAGCGGCGGTGCGGCCAGGAGATCAACTTTTCGGTTGCTGTTTATGAGCAATACACGCAATTGTGCGCCCTCTTACGGCTAGTACAACATTCTTCAAGGATTAGAGGCTCAATTTCTACGTATGAGCGGTTTCTCAATGATCCGGGGCCGCGAGCATCGAGAAAACATCTTTCAAAACAGCGTCACAGTGTGCACCACTGAGGTTGCGTCTTCCGATTCGCGAAACCCTTTGCAGGCTGACACAAGGCCTATTTTCGGTACTGAAAATTAAGACTTGCCCCGGTTGCAGCCACACACCGTATAAGCCCCGTGCTCGTGTCACTGTTTAGCACAATTATAAGGACATAGACAACTAAACCTCTAACTTGTTCAGCAACGGGCATTCCTGTCCATCGCAGCGATGGACGCCCAAAGCTTCTCGAACCTGAAGCTAATCACATCCATTTGACATCCGCCGTACAAGGCAATCCTCTCCTGACTTCTATCGGAGAGTCTTAGTCGAAGGAGCGAATGATCACGTTCCACGATCAACGGGGTAGCTGTCACTTCGAGCGGCGAAAACAGATGAAAAGCACAGCCAATGGCTTTGACGTAAGCCTCTTTCGCGGACCAGACCAGGGCCGCGGATTCGGCGCGATCCCCTTTGGTTTTCTTAAGCGGCAACTCCAGTTCATGGCCGTTAAACACCTTGTGAAACGGGTAGTCTCCTCGGAATTCTTCCGCTCGTGCCGCATCGATCCCCACGTCCGATTCGTGTCCTGCCATGGCCGCCCAAGTCATTCCACCGCAATGGCTGAAAGAGATGCTTGGTGCAAGTGCATCGTTGAGCAGCAGACGGGGTTTTCCCATCCTGTCGAAAACTATGTCAATGGAATATGGAACTTCGGCCGGTCTCGCTTTCGTGCCATACCTTATGCCCTGAAAATCCCTCAATAGGACCGACAGAAGCCGAGACTTGTTTTCCTTTTTGGATTCCGAAGCATTCGGGGAGGGTTTCGTGTTCGCGCAGGTCCATAAAACGGGCCTGCCTTGAACAGTCAGCTTACGGACATTTATCCTCGCCGGTTCAGGCCCATCGGACATCCGCGTTTCTTGCACGCCAAAAGAGGCCGCGCCGGATCGATTGCAATTCGAGGCTTCAGTCGCGGACGTATGATGGGGTAGGGGCACGGCATGCCGTACCCCTGCTGATCCATATTGGCTCTGTGTTTGTTCCGATTTCAATTGTGCGACCTATACACTCCGCGAAGCCCGATAGTATTCAGCGCAATGCCAATCGTCACTTGGAGAACCACCGCATCATTATGTCCTTGGCATTCATCAGCACTCTTCCGGTTTCGTCCAACGCCCGAGCATTCCAGGTAATCCCCTTTTCATCACTGCTCTTCATACGCGCTTCCAAGGTAATTTCCTCACCTGCGGCGCACTTTCTGAAGAACATCATCTCCCCGATCCGATAGGGAATCATGGAGCGGGGTTCGTCGGGGTCCCGCATGGCAATGTAGAAATTCACGACCTGCATCAGCGCTTCCAGCAGGTAAGGCGAGTACTGGTAACGGGACCTGAGAGGCGGGGCAAAGTCCGTGCCTTGCTTGTAGATGATTCGTCCTCGAATGGCCCCGGCGGACGTGCCGTCCAGGTCTTCGATCACGCGATACCGATCCTGCATGTCAGTACGATTCTGGTACCACTCAAGAGCTTCATCGTGATCCATGGGACGGCTTTCCAGCTCTTCCGGCTTGACCGGAAAACCCGGAAGGTCTTCTGCAGGAATTGCGTGATAGCTCGCAAGCATTACGATGGCCTTGAAATTGGACTGGAGGCGATCCATGATCCGCCCTGACGGCGAGATCTCTCTCGTTGAGAGTGTCACTTCGCACTGAACTCCGTTCACGCCGCTGCTTACCCGGCGGCAGGAGACCTCGGAGGGTCTGGTGGTTCCTGCAGGGCACTCTATGATGTCGAGGAACCGGGCTTCACGAACACCCCGGACACGGAGGTGCGGATAGAGGATTCTGCAAGCCTCCATGAAAGTTTCCAGGGCCATGATTGCAGACACCAGCGGATGTTTCAGGAACTTAAAAGGTTTGTGGTCCGCGATCCACAGGTCCCTGGTCTGAGAAAAACTGCGGGTCGCCTCCAACTCACCGTTCAGCAAATCCATGCGTGAGACGGAATCAATCATGGGGAAATCTTCGTTCCTGAACATCACTGCCCCTGCATGGATCTTTCCGGCAGGAGCCACCGGTTCATCCATTTCAAGACGCACTTGGCTCAAATCCGGCAGTGATCTCATGAACAGGACCCAGACGTCCTCGGGTGGCGCGACGAAGAGTTCCCTGCAAAACAGCTCGCCAAGCTCGTCCACATGTACGTAGGCAGCGTTCATCCTCTTCATCAGGACCTTGATTTCCGGATCTTCAGCCATTCCCGCTCCTTCGATGGGCGGGAGCATCATGGCTTTGAATCGGACTTCCTCATGGGCGGAACGTAGGTGAGATACTAACGCGGACATGATGCGGTTCCCCGCGGCGTAATTCGCCTGGCCGGGATTCCCTTGAACGGAGGCCGCTGACGACAGGCACGTAAAAAACTTTAAGCCGGCCTTGCTGGCGGCGCTGAAAAGGTTCCACGCACCCAGAAACTTGACATTTACCACAGCGGAAAAATCCACCGGAGTCATCTGCTTGATAAAACCATCCCGCAAGACACCGGCGCCGTGCACAATGCCGTCAATCTTTCCGTATCGCTTCACTATTTCGTCGACAACAGCGCGGGTCTTTTCCGGGTCTGCAACGTCGCAACTGAAATAAGACGCCTCCGCACCGGCAGAGCGCAGTTCTTCCACGTTACGCACTATGTCCACTGCTCTGGCAATCTTTGAGATCTCGGCTAGCCGCTGTTTGCCCGACATGCTCGGCTTCTTGGATGAAACCAGCTTTTCCGCGATCTCCCCCGAATCGCCACTTTCCGCAATCAACTTGCGGAAGTTGATATCAGGGTCAAGTTCCGTTCTCCCGAGAAAAACCATCTTGCACCCGAACGGTGCCAGGCTCCTGGCCAGAAACGGAGTTATACCGGAGCCGCCACCGGAAAAAACCACCACATCACCGGGAGATAGCTGAAGTCCCGGAGCATCGTGGAACGAACAGGGCTGAACGCGGCCTTCCGTTGTATAAGCTTTTCCGTCTCGGTATATGGTCTCAATGGGCTTTCGGCTCCGATCCAAGGAACCACGGATTGCATCTCGCAGGTCGGTGTTTGCGTCCAGGCGGACCGTTCGGAATTGCACGGAAGCGAACTCGAGAGCCGCGCTCAGGAACATGCCTACCATGCCTTGAGCGAGCACTCCGGCTGTGCCCGCGTTCCCTTGGCTCTTATGAATCATCAGCACGAATTTCTTCGCCGGAGTATCCAGGAACGCTTTAAGGACAGAGAAGAACCCTTCGAGAACGGCTGAGGCCGTCTCCATGCCGTCCAGGTATTTCTCCACAGCGTCGTCCAATATGATCACAATTCCGGAGAGAGATTGCAGTTCCTGAAGGAGACCCACGGCATCCGCGGCGCCTTTGTGGGTTCGAAGGTCAAACCTGGCTTCCTCGGACTCCGATGAAACATCCATGAAGGCCATGGGCGCAATGCTAATCCCATAGTCTCGCCGGAAAATGCCGCCGACCTCTTGTCTCAGTCCCGTGCCACCCTCTGCCGCCAGGACCGCGACGGTATCCATCAGATCGAGTTCAACCGGCTGGGAGTCTCCCGGCTCCAGAGGCGCCTCGGTGAAAACAACCCTTTTCAGGGTTTGGTTCTCCTCAGCGGGTTCAATCATCCGGGCAGGCTCTGTCTGGGCACTGCCGGCCGGCGGTTGGGCAGGTGCGACTTTCTTGCACGCTTGCCTCGAAAGAACCGCTAGAATACGGTCAGAGATGTCCTGTATCGTCCGGGCATCCATAAATTCCTCAAGGTCTATTTTGATGTGGAAGTGCCCCTCTACAGCGTCTATGATGACCGGAAGCCTGCTGGAGCGGATGGAAAGGTCTTCTCTCAGATCCATTTCGGGCTCTATCTCATCTCTTTCGTACCCGGTTGCATCCATGATGATGCCTATCACCGCCTCGGTGATGTCCTCCGCGCCGGTTGATTCCGGTGTCGCGACCTGGTCGGTCTGGGGAAGCGCGGCAATTGGGACCGCCACAGCCTGTTGAACGGTCGGGACAACCTGTGAGGAAGGCGGTAAAGAGACAACGGGACCCGAGTCAACACCGGGGAACATTGCACGCAGCAGGTTTTCGAGACCTTGTTCCCCGAACCGAGGATCGTAGTCTCTCCGAATTGCGGCCATGAGAGCCGGCTTGAGGAATTTACCGAAGCTTTCCATCACAAAGGCATTTATTTCTCTTTGAACGATCTGTTCCAGATTCGTCGGAAGAGCCGACGCTACAGGGGCAGTCGTCGGCCTGACGGCTATTTCCGCCGGTGTAGTGTCGGCAGACTTCTGTGTAACGGGAAAAGATACATGCTTCAACGATCCCTTTGAGGGCAGATTTCCCCTGGCAAATAACTGAGACATCGCATTCCTGTACACCAGACTTTCCGCGGAGGGCAGACACGTCTGTATGCAGTCCGCCTCTTCCACGATGTCCCGAATTAAATTGCTCAAGATGTCTCTCGGGCCTACTTCCACAAAAAGCCTGACCCCGTGGTCGTTCCAAAGCGTGCGGACATTCGGCATCCAGTTGACCGGCGACTCCAGGTGCGCCATGACGGTGCGCTTGATTTCGGCTGTGTCGTCCGGAAACGGCTTCATGGTTGTATTTGATATCACCGGAATGCGGGGTGCGTGGAATTCTATTCCCGCGATGAACTCTTCCAGTTCATCGTGGATACACCTCATTATCGGGGAATGAAACGCCATGCTCACCCGCAGCAAAGTAGACCTGTGGCCGAGTTGCTTCAATTCGGCTCCCACGGCCTTCACGGCATCGGTGTCTCCCCCGATTACAATCTGATGGGGCGAATTTATGTTGGTTATGTAGACCTTTTCAGCTTTCGCCAGCATTTCCTCCACAATGTCCATCGGCGCGTCCACGGCCATCATCACGCCGGGGTCCACGTTCATTGTGCAGGCTTTGTCCATGCAGATAGCTCTCATGTTGACTATTCGGAAGCCATCCTCGAAGGAATACACGCCTGCCAGGCACAGAGCGGTCAATTCACCGAGGCTGTGGCCTGCCATAGCCGCCGGCCGGACGCCCAGAGAGGCCAGATACTGAACCATTGCATATTCTATGGTAAAGAGAGCGGGCTGCTGCCAGCGGGTCTTTTGGAGATCTTCCTCCCGATCGTGAAAGAGTAGGTGCAGAAGGTCGAAATCCGCCACCTCGGCCGCTCGGTCCATCCATTGACGAACAACCGGAAAAGTCTGATACAGCTCGAAACCCATTCCGGCGTAATGTGACCCCTGGCCTGGAAACACAAAAGCGAGCGGCGGCGGGGGCACCTCGGCTGATCCCACATGGATCCCCTGCCTTGCCATGGCCTTTTGGCGCTTCGCAGCCACGCCGCCTCCATTGCTAAACGGCTCCGTGTTTTGTATGCGTTCGAGCGCTTCCTGGCCTGATTCCGCTACCACTGCCACGCGATAAGGCTTACCGCTTATTTCGGTTCTGAAGAAATGTATCCCGTCCGGAAGAGCCGGCGAATCAGCAGAGTCTTCCAGCGCCTCCTGCGGTTTCCCCAACTGCACTAAGACTGCGCCATCATTGTCCATGGCCTGCTCCACCTGCACAACGTAATTGGACCCACCAAAGCCGAAGGCGTTGACCTGAAGGTGTCTCGGGCTGCCGTTCCGCAACTGCCACTCCTCAGGGTTCGGCAAAACGGTGAGGTCCGATCCCGGGAGGCCTAAGTCCGGGTCGGGTTCATCGAAATTCAAAGTTGCCGGATAAATCCCGGCATTCATAGCCGTAATTCCTCTGATGAGACTGTTGATCCCGGAAGCGCCTAAAGTGTGCCCGATCTGCGACTTGAAGGAGGTCAGAACGGTTCGGCGGCCGGAATTGAAGAAGGCCTTTAGGGCCTGGACTTCCTCCACGTCGCCCTGTCGCGTGCTGGTCGCGTGACATTCCACAACATCCACGGAGTCCGGTCCGTAAGACGCATCGTCGAAAGAAGCGCCTATCGCTATTTCTTGAGTTATCCTGGATGATTCGACCATGCCCAGGTTGTTGTTGCTGGCACCCATCGAGGTTATGTACGCATGGATCTTGGCCCCTCTTTTTCGTGCAACGGACTCCCTCTCGATAACTATCATTCCGCCGCCTTCACCCAGAACCATGCCGTCTCTTGCCGCATCAAACGGACGACTGGTCTCAGCCGCAGAGCGCTCTACGCCGGACAGTCCTGCGAGAGCCCCCAGAGCGGAGAATTCGAGGAAATGCATCGGCGTAAGGAACTCTTCGCCGCCGCCCACTATTGCTGCATCTATAATCCCGTTTCGTATCATCTGGTATGCGCTGTACAATGCCACCAGAGCCGTCGCACAGGCCGCGGACACCGAGAAGCTGGGGCCCATGAATCCGTATTTGTTACAAATGAAGCCGCCCGCGGAACAATTGAGCCTGCCCAGCAGCGTTGTGTCGTCTATGGCTATTCTGCCCGATGTCACCTCTTCGGCTATTGCCGCTTCCATCTCGGGCGTGAGCTGGAGCACTTTCTTTACGGCTGAAATTATGTGGGTCAGGGAGCCGCGGATTATTACGTCCTGCAATGTGGCGGCAGCTTCTCCCGAGTTCTGAGAAATCAGCACGCTTATGCGTTCCCGCGGGATATCCGAATCGAGGATCCCGGATTCGTCGATGGCTTTGCCGGCCAGCCACATGCTGATCTTGGTGGCGTCAGTCATGGTCCGGAAGTCCTGGGGAGGGACACCTATTTCTTTACGGGACACCTCGATAGTTTGAAAGGCCCCGACCTTGCAATAGGTCTTTTCCGGCATTCGAGGCCGGGGATGATAGAAAACCTCGTGGTTCCATCTGGCTTGAGGCACAGGGACTATGCCGCTCCTCATGGCCAGGCTGGCCGCCCAAATCTCCTCCGGGCTGTTACCCAAAGCGTTGACGACACTCATGCCGGTAATCGCTATCCGTTCCCGGACCGGTCCACGTTGCTCCACTACGGAAGGGGCCTGTATTCGATGACCCGCGACAACGTGACTGACTTCCACTCCTGAGGGACGAGGGGCATTTTGTTCCAGTAAAGGCCCTGTGAACGGCAATCCTTCTTCCAATGCTCCCTGTGCCAACTCCTCATGCAGGCTCTTCATTTCCACGCAGGCCTTCAGTGAGCCTGCACACGCCCCGCTCATAAACTGGCCTTCTTCAAGGCATTTGTCAGATTCCAGGGCTGTACCGCCGGGTTTGTCCATACCTCGGGCAGCCACGAAAAGACTCCCGGCGCTGAGCGCCTCAATCTTCATGCGAAAAGAGGACTCGTCTTCCGTGCCCGCGGCGAAGTCTCGCTCAAGAGCACAGATGGCGTTCATCTTAGGGGTCTTGATGGACCTGACGCGAAGGCCTGTCCCTTCGCCTGTCACCACCGTGGCCCCGGGCTTGGACCCAAGGATAACTTGTCGATACAGTTCGGTGAGCGCGCCGGTTTCGACTATCTCACTGCTTGTTAGATAGACCGTGCCCATCTGAACCGCGTCCGCGCCCAGCATGGATGCCATAAAAATGGTTTCTCGGTTCGAGATTCCTCCGGCTAAAATTATTCGCCGTCCTTCAAAGAGTTGCGGCTCTCGGTTTTTCAGGTCCAGCACGATTTGCGCCATTGTCAGCGTGCTATGCTGCCCCACATGTCCGCCGGCTTCGTTCCCTTCGCAGATCACGTAGCGAATGCCTGCTCCAAAGGCCAGCCGTAGAAGCTCCTCGTTAGGAGCAATGTAGATCACGTTGATTCCCCGGGCCATCAACTCCGCCCCGTGAGACGGTTCACCCGCGGCAATCACTGCGAAGCGCGGCTTCACATCTTTGATCCAGGCCAGTTGAACGTCTCGGTGTGGGTTTTCGGCCAGCGCGATGACATTCACCGCGTAGGGCGCGTCGCCCAAAATTTCCGGGAGCGACCCCAGCCGCCGATCCAGGGTTTCTTTGTCCATCATGCCCAGCGCAACCGTGGGCAGACCTCCTGCGTCAGCTACTTTCCTTGCAAATTCCGGCACATCGGTAATCCAGGACATGGCCCCTTGGACAAACGGGTACTTTGTGCCCATTTCTTTGGCCACGGCGCTTGCGACAAAGGCCTGTTCCGCTTTGGCCGCGGTTGAGAGGACCTGATCGATTGTTCTGATGAAGCGTGAGATGGCTTCCTCGGTCTTTGACCCGAAGCGTCTCACGAAGGACGCGGCGAAGGTGGCCTCAACACCGAGAGGAATGAGCTTTCCTCGGTCAAATTGACTTTGGAGAGCATGCACCGAATCGCTTTGAATCCTTTTGGCAAAGGAACCACGTTGTTCGTCCGTGATCTCAGCGCCGCACAGACTCCCGGCAAATTCCTTCAGTTCTTTCACAGCCTTGGAATTTCCCTTGTTGAAAAGACGGCAGGGAATGTCGAGGTTCGATCCGGCCACATCCGTGTGATCCGGCCGGAGCTTGGATATCTTGTCCCGCGTCTGGTCATCCGCGGCAACCAGATCAGTCAGCCAGTGGAGGCTTTCAAAGACAATTCCCTTTGCCCCCGCGGCTAAAAATGTCGCAGCGGCTTCGGGAGTGGCTGCCCCACCCCAAATGAACAGATCGGGACCTGTATTCGTGCTTCGGATCATTTCCCGAACAGTGGCATACAGGACAAGTGAGTTCTCGCTGCTTACAAAGCCGGCCGCCTCGTTGCCTTTCAGCGCGAGGCCGGTTATTTGGGGAAACTCGTTTACAATGCGGGTGATCAGATCCACGGAGCCAACTACGGGAATTACTGTGTAATTCCGGGAGAGTACCGCTATCCTTTCCAGATAGGGGCCCGAGTCTCCTTCAAGCAGCGTAGGGTGCAATTCCACCCAAATCTTCTTGATGTCCGTGTCCTCCAAGAGTTCTTCCAGACCGTCCTGCAGGAGACAGGAAATAGAGATCTTGAGATCAACGGCGTCGGCCGCGGCATCAGCTTGCAGCAGAGCTTTCCCTGCACTGTCCGTATCCGATGAGGAAATATCGAAAATGGCCCGGCCCCCGGTACTACGCGCGGCCTGTACCACTGAAGAAGAAATTTCCTCAGGTCTCCATACGAAAGCAATTGATGGTCTCAAATCTTCGGCGGGCATATCGCACCTCGCAATTAGGGTCTTTAGACAAACGATTAATATAGCACATCCATCTGATCTGGGAATAGGGGAAATGAAAGAACCGGCCAGAGACGGCTTTCAGCTTTACCCTTGCAATGGCACCTGTGCCTGTTATAGGCTGTGACATTCTGCTTCCGGAAACCCGGATGTGATTTCCGGTTTCGGAGAGGTTAGCAATAATAAATCTGGAGGGATAATGGACGGATCTATGAAGGTGCTTCTTACCGGAGGCACAGGTTTCCTCGGAGAGTATATTCTGGCCGAACTCTTAGACCGAGGACATTCCGTCTGGGCTCTCTATCGCAGTGAACCCCGCAAGTTGGATACGATTCGTTTCCTGAGCAGCCTCGGTCTCCCGAGAAGTGCTGAAAGCCTACGCTGGTTCAAAGGTGAAATCCTTGAAGCCGACGAGCAATGGGATAACTGGCGCCGGGAATACGAGGGCCTCGAAGAAGTAGACACTTTGCTCCATAATGCCGCTTCCACCAGACTCCATATGGATGAGAACGGAGAGCCCCTTAAAACCAATCTGGGTAGCGCCAAGGTCCTGAGAAGGCTTGTCGAGCGCAATCCTCTGAAGGTTCATATAGTGAGCACAGCCTATGTGGCCGGCCTGGTGCAAGGGGAGGTGCTTATGGAGGTGAACCACCCCAAAGGCGATTTCGTCAACGTGTATGAGGAGAGTAAATGGGAAGCGGAACAGCTCTGGGCCGGGGAGGCCACTTTCCTGAGACCGTCAATCATAGTGGGCCATTCCGAAACAGGAAGGTGTACATCATTTACCGGCTGGTACATTCTCTTTCAGGCCGTGCACCTGCTTGACCGCCTCATGTCCGACGCGGCGGAGGGTAATCGCTCGGATTTGCGGCTCAATGTGCCGGCGGACCCTAAAGCCACGACGAATATCATCCCGGTGGATTATGTAGCTAAAGCCGCGGTTCGCATCATAGAGAATCCCGAGAATCACAAAAAGATCTTCCATCTGACCCACCCTGATCCGCCGACTCACCAATACACCCTGGATTACGTGTGCCGCAGATTCAATGTCGGTGGCTTGCACTTTGTAGGGGCAGGCGCTTCCTTCACGCAACCGCGCAATAGGATCGAGCGCATGGTATGGCGGCAGATGCAAACCATTCTGTTCCACTTCTCCAACAATCCTGTGTTCGATCGCACAAATACGGACCGGGCCCTGCCCGAGCTTAAGGTGCCGCCAATAACAGAGGAATTTGTGGATAAGCTCATCGACTACGCGATCGAGAGAGATTGGGGTAATGTGGGGGCATAGGGAGACAAGTGACAATAATACGGCGGCCGCGATCTGCATGGCTGGGCGAAATAACGCGAATCCCGCGTCTCGCGGGACGGTTCCCGTTCGGTCAGCGCATCCTGCTCGCTGGACGACCTGCCTGAAGGTGCGGCGAAATCAACCAATGTGCATAGGTTTGGATTCTCCTGGGAAGGTGAGCTTGCAATTGGGCCGGCAGGGACGCCGGCCCCTACTGTAGGAAAGTCTGCGTGACTTCATTCCAGCGCAGGCGGGATGGTCCCACGTCATTTTTGCC
It contains:
- a CDS encoding 4'-phosphopantetheinyl transferase superfamily protein, translated to MSDGPEPARINVRKLTVQGRPVLWTCANTKPSPNASESKKENKSRLLSVLLRDFQGIRYGTKARPAEVPYSIDIVFDRMGKPRLLLNDALAPSISFSHCGGMTWAAMAGHESDVGIDAARAEEFRGDYPFHKVFNGHELELPLKKTKGDRAESAALVWSAKEAYVKAIGCAFHLFSPLEVTATPLIVERDHSLLRLRLSDRSQERIALYGGCQMDVISFRFEKLWASIAAMDRNARC
- a CDS encoding SDR family NAD(P)-dependent oxidoreductase codes for the protein MPAEDLRPSIAFVWRPEEISSSVVQAARSTGGRAIFDISSSDTDSAGKALLQADAAADAVDLKISISCLLQDGLEELLEDTDIKKIWVELHPTLLEGDSGPYLERIAVLSRNYTVIPVVGSVDLITRIVNEFPQITGLALKGNEAAGFVSSENSLVLYATVREMIRSTNTGPDLFIWGGAATPEAAATFLAAGAKGIVFESLHWLTDLVAADDQTRDKISKLRPDHTDVAGSNLDIPCRLFNKGNSKAVKELKEFAGSLCGAEITDEQRGSFAKRIQSDSVHALQSQFDRGKLIPLGVEATFAASFVRRFGSKTEEAISRFIRTIDQVLSTAAKAEQAFVASAVAKEMGTKYPFVQGAMSWITDVPEFARKVADAGGLPTVALGMMDKETLDRRLGSLPEILGDAPYAVNVIALAENPHRDVQLAWIKDVKPRFAVIAAGEPSHGAELMARGINVIYIAPNEELLRLAFGAGIRYVICEGNEAGGHVGQHSTLTMAQIVLDLKNREPQLFEGRRIILAGGISNRETIFMASMLGADAVQMGTVYLTSSEIVETGALTELYRQVILGSKPGATVVTGEGTGLRVRSIKTPKMNAICALERDFAAGTEDESSFRMKIEALSAGSLFVAARGMDKPGGTALESDKCLEEGQFMSGACAGSLKACVEMKSLHEELAQGALEEGLPFTGPLLEQNAPRPSGVEVSHVVAGHRIQAPSVVEQRGPVRERIAITGMSVVNALGNSPEEIWAASLAMRSGIVPVPQARWNHEVFYHPRPRMPEKTYCKVGAFQTIEVSRKEIGVPPQDFRTMTDATKISMWLAGKAIDESGILDSDIPRERISVLISQNSGEAAATLQDVIIRGSLTHIISAVKKVLQLTPEMEAAIAEEVTSGRIAIDDTTLLGRLNCSAGGFICNKYGFMGPSFSVSAACATALVALYSAYQMIRNGIIDAAIVGGGEEFLTPMHFLEFSALGALAGLSGVERSAAETSRPFDAARDGMVLGEGGGMIVIERESVARKRGAKIHAYITSMGASNNNLGMVESSRITQEIAIGASFDDASYGPDSVDVVECHATSTRQGDVEEVQALKAFFNSGRRTVLTSFKSQIGHTLGASGINSLIRGITAMNAGIYPATLNFDEPDPDLGLPGSDLTVLPNPEEWQLRNGSPRHLQVNAFGFGGSNYVVQVEQAMDNDGAVLVQLGKPQEALEDSADSPALPDGIHFFRTEISGKPYRVAVVAESGQEALERIQNTEPFSNGGGVAAKRQKAMARQGIHVGSAEVPPPPLAFVFPGQGSHYAGMGFELYQTFPVVRQWMDRAAEVADFDLLHLLFHDREEDLQKTRWQQPALFTIEYAMVQYLASLGVRPAAMAGHSLGELTALCLAGVYSFEDGFRIVNMRAICMDKACTMNVDPGVMMAVDAPMDIVEEMLAKAEKVYITNINSPHQIVIGGDTDAVKAVGAELKQLGHRSTLLRVSMAFHSPIMRCIHDELEEFIAGIEFHAPRIPVISNTTMKPFPDDTAEIKRTVMAHLESPVNWMPNVRTLWNDHGVRLFVEVGPRDILSNLIRDIVEEADCIQTCLPSAESLVYRNAMSQLFARGNLPSKGSLKHVSFPVTQKSADTTPAEIAVRPTTAPVASALPTNLEQIVQREINAFVMESFGKFLKPALMAAIRRDYDPRFGEQGLENLLRAMFPGVDSGPVVSLPPSSQVVPTVQQAVAVPIAALPQTDQVATPESTGAEDITEAVIGIIMDATGYERDEIEPEMDLREDLSIRSSRLPVIIDAVEGHFHIKIDLEEFMDARTIQDISDRILAVLSRQACKKVAPAQPPAGSAQTEPARMIEPAEENQTLKRVVFTEAPLEPGDSQPVELDLMDTVAVLAAEGGTGLRQEVGGIFRRDYGISIAPMAFMDVSSESEEARFDLRTHKGAADAVGLLQELQSLSGIVIILDDAVEKYLDGMETASAVLEGFFSVLKAFLDTPAKKFVLMIHKSQGNAGTAGVLAQGMVGMFLSAALEFASVQFRTVRLDANTDLRDAIRGSLDRSRKPIETIYRDGKAYTTEGRVQPCSFHDAPGLQLSPGDVVVFSGGGSGITPFLARSLAPFGCKMVFLGRTELDPDINFRKLIAESGDSGEIAEKLVSSKKPSMSGKQRLAEISKIARAVDIVRNVEELRSAGAEASYFSCDVADPEKTRAVVDEIVKRYGKIDGIVHGAGVLRDGFIKQMTPVDFSAVVNVKFLGAWNLFSAASKAGLKFFTCLSSAASVQGNPGQANYAAGNRIMSALVSHLRSAHEEVRFKAMMLPPIEGAGMAEDPEIKVLMKRMNAAYVHVDELGELFCRELFVAPPEDVWVLFMRSLPDLSQVRLEMDEPVAPAGKIHAGAVMFRNEDFPMIDSVSRMDLLNGELEATRSFSQTRDLWIADHKPFKFLKHPLVSAIMALETFMEACRILYPHLRVRGVREARFLDIIECPAGTTRPSEVSCRRVSSGVNGVQCEVTLSTREISPSGRIMDRLQSNFKAIVMLASYHAIPAEDLPGFPVKPEELESRPMDHDEALEWYQNRTDMQDRYRVIEDLDGTSAGAIRGRIIYKQGTDFAPPLRSRYQYSPYLLEALMQVVNFYIAMRDPDEPRSMIPYRIGEMMFFRKCAAGEEITLEARMKSSDEKGITWNARALDETGRVLMNAKDIMMRWFSK
- a CDS encoding SDR family oxidoreductase: MDGSMKVLLTGGTGFLGEYILAELLDRGHSVWALYRSEPRKLDTIRFLSSLGLPRSAESLRWFKGEILEADEQWDNWRREYEGLEEVDTLLHNAASTRLHMDENGEPLKTNLGSAKVLRRLVERNPLKVHIVSTAYVAGLVQGEVLMEVNHPKGDFVNVYEESKWEAEQLWAGEATFLRPSIIVGHSETGRCTSFTGWYILFQAVHLLDRLMSDAAEGNRSDLRLNVPADPKATTNIIPVDYVAKAAVRIIENPENHKKIFHLTHPDPPTHQYTLDYVCRRFNVGGLHFVGAGASFTQPRNRIERMVWRQMQTILFHFSNNPVFDRTNTDRALPELKVPPITEEFVDKLIDYAIERDWGNVGA